The following coding sequences are from one Hymenobacter sp. DG25A window:
- a CDS encoding MotA/TolQ/ExbB proton channel family protein has protein sequence MLEIILELVVVLVIVGLQIREFLLTRSRARRLELLYPERSALRVERRLVTPDGRDMPDYAADAPADSFVADLIKADPATDDFRDILLDTNEYLRHNKGAAADFDILKDISERRSEVLTNEVQSGVATPLYLGLLGTFLGVILGLVGIARNGVADENALTPFLTGVLIAMAGSFVGLLLTLLGNGLVRRARKVVDERQNQYYTFLQVKLLPILHSDMAGSLTNLKAVLDAFNQDFVGKVTLFEPILNTITENIRVQRDFLVKLEEIGYDRMAQANLEVFDKVRESAEMFGQFTGYQQKLNQMLAEGTNTAHSVAGILDRLRGFERGINDLGQYIGQNDNLIQHQLDFFQRHQKEMDALRGRTEQYFDQASMSLTDLMQKRLQYHERDAQQAYEKWGEYFQRINQDNVFERIMRQLDPLKSVDASQQALSRDVTATQRELLRKVELDSQIQAKLLAELSNLNTVLVKATAKNRFQRFMDKLFGGVQPQ, from the coding sequence ATGCTTGAAATCATTCTCGAACTGGTTGTTGTACTGGTTATAGTAGGGCTGCAGATACGTGAGTTTCTGCTAACCCGGTCCCGCGCGCGGCGGCTGGAACTGCTGTATCCGGAGCGTAGCGCCCTGCGCGTGGAGCGCCGCCTGGTAACGCCCGATGGGCGGGATATGCCGGATTATGCCGCCGATGCCCCGGCCGATTCCTTTGTAGCCGACCTTATTAAGGCCGACCCGGCCACGGACGACTTCCGCGACATTCTGCTGGATACCAACGAGTACCTGCGCCACAACAAAGGCGCCGCCGCCGACTTCGATATTCTCAAGGATATATCGGAGCGGCGCAGTGAGGTACTGACCAATGAAGTGCAGTCGGGCGTGGCTACGCCGCTGTATCTGGGTTTGCTGGGTACGTTTCTGGGCGTAATTCTGGGCCTGGTGGGTATTGCCCGTAATGGGGTGGCCGATGAAAATGCCCTGACACCCTTCCTGACCGGAGTGCTGATTGCCATGGCCGGCTCCTTTGTGGGGCTGCTGCTCACGCTGCTGGGCAATGGCCTGGTGCGCCGGGCCCGCAAGGTGGTAGACGAGCGCCAGAACCAGTACTACACTTTCCTGCAGGTGAAGCTGCTGCCCATTCTGCACTCAGATATGGCCGGCTCGCTCACCAACCTGAAAGCGGTGCTTGATGCCTTCAATCAGGATTTCGTGGGCAAAGTCACGCTCTTCGAGCCCATTCTGAACACCATTACCGAGAACATCCGGGTGCAGCGCGACTTTTTGGTGAAGCTGGAGGAAATTGGCTACGACCGGATGGCGCAGGCCAACCTGGAAGTGTTTGATAAGGTGCGGGAGTCGGCGGAAATGTTCGGGCAGTTTACCGGCTATCAGCAGAAGCTGAACCAGATGCTGGCCGAGGGCACTAATACCGCCCACAGCGTGGCCGGCATTCTGGACCGTTTGCGCGGCTTTGAGCGCGGCATCAATGACTTGGGCCAGTACATTGGCCAGAACGATAACCTCATCCAGCACCAGCTCGACTTTTTCCAGCGCCACCAGAAGGAAATGGACGCCCTGCGCGGCCGCACCGAGCAGTACTTCGACCAGGCCTCCATGTCGCTGACGGACCTGATGCAGAAACGCCTGCAGTACCATGAGCGCGACGCCCAGCAGGCCTACGAGAAGTGGGGCGAGTACTTCCAGCGCATCAACCAAGACAACGTGTTTGAGCGCATCATGCGCCAGCTGGACCCGCTGAAAAGCGTGGATGCCAGCCAGCAGGCCCTCAGCCGCGACGTAACGGCCACCCAGCGCGAGCTGCTCCGCAAAGTAGAGCTGGATTCTCAGATTCAGGCCAAGCTGCTCGCGGAGTTATCGAACCTGAATACCGTACTGGTGAAGGCCACCGCGAAGAATCGTTTTCAGCGGTTTATGGATAAGCTGTTTGGCGGAGTGCAGCCGCAGTAA
- a CDS encoding DUF4386 domain-containing protein yields MSNISFSLRKAALITGLALLGSVIAAPFAEMYVLPKLVVPYKATETAQNILAHKGLFTAGIFAYFFTFILDLVLSWSLYLLCKPVSKALAQLTAGFRLVYTILALVALNNLVTGFRLITAPEYLTLFAKDQLYALSMVYLRAFKNHWYLGLILFGIHLVLLGYLVVKSTYIPRLLGFALMITGAGYILTSLRPYLAPDLNIDFAMYTFYGEILFMIWLLVRWRRLPETL; encoded by the coding sequence ATGTCAAACATCTCCTTTTCTCTACGCAAGGCAGCACTTATTACGGGGCTAGCGCTGCTGGGCTCGGTTATCGCGGCCCCTTTTGCCGAAATGTATGTCTTACCCAAGCTGGTAGTTCCCTACAAAGCCACGGAAACTGCCCAGAATATTCTGGCGCACAAAGGACTTTTTACCGCGGGCATCTTCGCTTATTTCTTCACGTTTATTCTGGATCTGGTGCTAAGCTGGTCACTGTATTTATTATGCAAGCCCGTTAGTAAGGCCCTGGCACAACTTACCGCCGGGTTTCGGCTGGTATATACCATTCTGGCGCTGGTAGCCCTCAACAACCTGGTAACCGGCTTCCGGCTGATTACTGCTCCCGAATACCTGACGCTGTTTGCCAAAGACCAGCTGTACGCCTTATCCATGGTGTACCTCAGGGCCTTTAAAAATCACTGGTATCTGGGGCTCATCCTGTTCGGTATTCACCTCGTGCTGTTGGGCTATCTGGTGGTAAAATCAACCTACATTCCCCGCCTACTGGGCTTTGCCTTAATGATTACCGGCGCAGGCTATATCCTGACCAGCCTACGGCCCTACCTCGCGCCCGATCTGAACATTGACTTTGCCATGTATACCTTTTATGGTGAAATCCTCTTTATGATTTGGCTCCTCGTTCGATGGAGAAGATTGCCGGAAACGCTCTAG